From Micromonospora echinospora, one genomic window encodes:
- a CDS encoding aminopeptidase P family protein, translated as MAEERTETTSTDGTESHDPDFPEAFLAFMRQGWRDTTLPVGPRPEVPNYAKRRAALSASFPGETLVIPTGGEKVRANDTEYRFRPGSDFAYLTGDHDPDSVLVLRPNGSGHDAVLYMRPRSSRENDEFFRSRHGELWVGRRHTLAEKSSELGLPTADLTELDTVLADAAPGRTRVLRGLDARVDAAVRPWNGARAEGQPGRDRELAIAISELKLVKDEWEIAQLQDAIDATVRGFEDVARVLPADRGVSERLLEGIFALRARHDGNDVGYGSIVGAGEHATILHWVHNHGTTRPGELLLMDMGVENRHLYTADVTRVLPVGGRFTDLQRQVYDVVYASQQAGIEAIRPGAKFKDVHRTCMRVLAEGLADLGLLPVSVDEAMDEKSTIYRRWTLHGFGHMLGIDVHDCANARKEVYRDGALGEGFVLTVEPGLYFQPEDDLVPEELRGIGIRIEDDVLVTATGAVNLSAGLPRRSDEVETWLAEQREAGPRLPG; from the coding sequence ATGGCTGAGGAGCGGACCGAGACGACGTCGACGGACGGCACCGAATCGCACGACCCCGATTTCCCGGAGGCCTTCCTGGCCTTCATGCGCCAGGGCTGGCGGGACACCACCCTGCCGGTGGGCCCGCGCCCCGAGGTGCCCAACTACGCCAAGCGGCGGGCCGCGCTCTCCGCCTCCTTCCCCGGCGAGACGCTGGTCATCCCGACCGGCGGTGAGAAGGTACGCGCCAACGACACCGAGTACCGCTTCCGCCCCGGCAGCGACTTCGCCTACCTGACCGGCGACCACGACCCGGACAGCGTGCTGGTGCTGCGGCCGAACGGGTCCGGCCACGACGCCGTCCTCTACATGCGGCCCCGCTCGTCCCGCGAGAACGACGAGTTCTTCCGCAGTCGACACGGCGAGCTGTGGGTGGGGCGGCGGCACACCCTGGCCGAGAAGTCGAGCGAGCTCGGCCTGCCCACCGCCGACCTGACCGAGCTGGACACGGTGCTGGCCGATGCCGCTCCCGGCCGTACCCGGGTGCTGCGCGGCCTCGACGCCCGGGTGGACGCGGCGGTGCGTCCGTGGAACGGCGCGCGCGCCGAGGGGCAGCCGGGCCGGGACCGCGAGCTGGCCATCGCGATCTCGGAGCTGAAGCTGGTCAAGGACGAGTGGGAGATCGCGCAGCTCCAGGACGCGATCGACGCGACCGTCCGGGGCTTCGAGGACGTCGCCCGGGTGCTCCCGGCCGACCGGGGGGTGTCCGAGCGGCTGCTGGAGGGGATCTTCGCGCTGCGGGCCCGCCACGACGGCAACGACGTCGGGTACGGCTCGATCGTCGGGGCCGGCGAGCACGCCACGATCCTGCACTGGGTGCACAACCACGGCACCACCCGCCCGGGTGAGCTGCTGCTGATGGACATGGGGGTGGAGAACCGCCACCTCTACACCGCCGACGTCACCCGGGTCCTGCCGGTGGGCGGTCGGTTCACCGACCTCCAGCGTCAGGTGTACGACGTCGTGTACGCCTCCCAGCAGGCCGGCATCGAGGCCATCCGGCCCGGGGCGAAGTTCAAGGACGTCCACCGGACCTGCATGCGGGTGCTCGCCGAGGGCCTGGCCGACCTGGGTCTGCTGCCGGTGAGCGTGGACGAGGCGATGGACGAGAAGTCGACCATCTACCGGCGCTGGACGCTGCACGGGTTCGGCCACATGCTCGGCATCGACGTGCACGACTGCGCGAACGCCCGCAAGGAGGTGTACCGCGACGGCGCTCTCGGGGAGGGATTCGTCCTCACCGTCGAGCCGGGCCTGTACTTCCAGCCGGAGGACGACCTCGTCCCGGAGGAACTGCGCGGTATCGGCATCCGGATCGAGGACGACGTCCTGGTGACCGCCACCGGGGCGGTGAACCTCTCGGCGGGCCTGCCCCGGCGGTCGGACGAGGTGGAGACCTGGCTGGCCGAGCAGCGGGAGGCGGGTCCGCGCCTGCCCGGCTGA
- the asnB gene encoding asparagine synthase (glutamine-hydrolyzing): MCGLLAFFSARGDAGAHRDAIAGALECLHHRGPDETGVELVGDATGRYADGVFAHKRLAIIDVASSHEPLPYAGGRYLLTFNGEIYNYIELREELIRNFGAQFATAGDGEVIVAGYHYWGEQVLTRLRGMFAFVIWDRQERRAFGARDHFGIKPLHYLETMDGLYLASEKKALLPFAQSAYAGDAGVDAANLSHYLTLQYVPEPGTLHQGISRIGSGEYLTWTPGGRIDVRRWYRPVFRPAPVSDEQRLYHQIRETLRESVRMHMRSDVPVGSFLSSGIDSTAVVALAREFNPNILTFTVGYDVPGYSEIDVAQDSARHLGVTTIPTKIGPQDMIEALPKIVWHLDDPVADPALVPLYFVAKKAAEHVTVVLSGEGADEFFGGYTIYREPLSLSSVNGLPDGVQKGLRAVSKAIPQGVKGKSFLERGTTPIEQRYYGNARMFTEEEKQHLLRRYDPSVRYTDVTAPIYAECTELDDVTKMQYVDLYTWLRGDILVKADRISMAHSLEVRVPFLDREVFEVAAGIPVDLKLPPRSDATKYAMRQALQGVVPPAIVNRKKLGFPTPTRVWLRGEMYEWARWVLSTSGAGELLDLSYAMRLLEEHKREEADHSRKVWTVLIFCIWHAIFVAKTLDPGIQRNQSALLTKPVVGSMVR; this comes from the coding sequence ATGTGCGGACTCCTGGCCTTTTTCAGCGCGCGCGGCGACGCCGGCGCGCACCGCGACGCCATCGCCGGAGCGTTGGAATGCCTGCACCACCGCGGGCCGGACGAGACGGGTGTCGAGCTGGTCGGTGACGCCACCGGCCGGTACGCGGACGGGGTGTTCGCCCACAAGCGGCTCGCCATCATCGACGTGGCGTCCAGCCACGAGCCGCTGCCCTACGCGGGCGGCCGGTACCTTCTCACCTTCAACGGCGAGATCTACAACTACATCGAGCTGCGCGAGGAACTGATCCGCAACTTCGGGGCCCAGTTCGCCACGGCGGGCGACGGCGAGGTGATCGTCGCCGGCTACCACTACTGGGGCGAGCAGGTGCTCACCCGGCTGCGCGGCATGTTCGCCTTCGTCATCTGGGACCGGCAGGAGCGGCGGGCCTTCGGCGCCCGGGACCACTTCGGCATCAAGCCGCTGCACTACCTGGAGACCATGGACGGTCTCTACCTGGCCTCGGAGAAGAAGGCGCTGCTGCCCTTCGCGCAGTCCGCGTACGCCGGGGACGCCGGAGTGGACGCCGCCAACCTCTCGCACTACCTGACCTTGCAGTACGTCCCGGAGCCCGGCACGCTGCACCAGGGCATCAGCCGGATCGGCTCGGGCGAGTACCTCACCTGGACGCCGGGTGGCCGGATCGACGTGCGGCGGTGGTACCGCCCGGTCTTCCGGCCCGCTCCGGTCTCCGACGAGCAGCGCCTCTACCACCAGATCCGGGAGACGCTGCGGGAGAGCGTCCGGATGCACATGCGCTCGGACGTGCCGGTCGGCTCCTTCCTCTCCAGCGGCATCGACTCCACCGCCGTGGTGGCGTTGGCCCGGGAGTTCAACCCGAACATCCTGACCTTCACCGTCGGGTACGACGTCCCGGGTTACTCCGAGATCGACGTCGCCCAGGACTCGGCCCGGCACCTCGGGGTGACCACCATCCCGACCAAGATCGGTCCGCAGGACATGATCGAGGCGCTCCCGAAGATCGTCTGGCACCTGGACGACCCGGTCGCCGACCCGGCGCTGGTGCCGCTCTACTTCGTCGCCAAGAAGGCCGCCGAGCACGTCACCGTGGTGCTCTCCGGCGAGGGGGCCGACGAGTTCTTCGGCGGCTACACGATCTACCGCGAGCCGCTCTCGCTGAGCAGTGTCAACGGTCTGCCGGACGGGGTCCAGAAGGGCCTGCGCGCGGTGTCGAAGGCCATTCCGCAGGGCGTCAAGGGCAAGAGCTTCCTGGAGCGCGGCACCACCCCGATCGAGCAGCGCTACTACGGCAACGCCCGGATGTTCACCGAGGAGGAGAAGCAGCACCTGCTGCGCCGCTACGACCCCTCGGTGCGCTACACCGACGTGACCGCCCCGATCTACGCCGAGTGCACCGAGCTGGACGACGTCACCAAGATGCAGTACGTCGACCTCTACACCTGGCTGCGCGGCGACATCCTGGTCAAGGCGGACCGGATCTCGATGGCGCACTCGCTGGAGGTCCGGGTGCCCTTCCTCGACCGGGAGGTCTTCGAGGTGGCCGCCGGCATCCCGGTCGACCTGAAGCTGCCGCCCCGCTCGGACGCCACCAAGTACGCCATGCGCCAGGCGTTGCAGGGTGTGGTGCCCCCGGCGATCGTCAACCGGAAGAAGCTGGGCTTCCCGACCCCGACCCGGGTCTGGCTGCGCGGCGAGATGTACGAGTGGGCCCGCTGGGTGCTCTCCACCTCCGGGGCCGGCGAGCTGCTCGACCTGTCGTACGCGATGCGGCTGCTGGAGGAGCACAAGCGGGAGGAGGCGGACCACTCCCGCAAGGTGTGGACGGTGCTCATCTTCTGCATCTGGCACGCCATCTTCGTCGCCAAGACCCTCGACCCGGGCATCCAGCGCAACCAGTCAGCGCTGCTGACCAAGCCGGTGGTCGGTTCCATGGTCCGCTGA
- a CDS encoding carbohydrate kinase family protein: protein MGYAVVLGEALVDLLDAECAGEPVYRQAIGGGPLNVAVGVARLGGDARFVGSLGDDVLAERIREFLTTAGVDVGATVTVPAPTALAVATFAGAEPDFRFYGEPPSYGQLTADDLDVALVAGADVLYCGSIVLLCPATLAAARRAWSLATGVRVFDPNIRPRLLSGPDALAAVRQTTAEFAATAHLVKLSAADAEALYPGEPVERVAAHLRDLGAGTVVVTLGARGALVAAGPDPVRVSAPTVRAVDATGAGDSVMAALVAELLADGQPRDPAGWTARVEFALRVAGLVCESSGGAVAMPTRDDVARRFPG from the coding sequence ATGGGGTACGCGGTGGTGCTCGGTGAGGCGTTGGTCGACCTGCTCGACGCCGAGTGTGCCGGTGAGCCGGTCTACCGGCAGGCGATCGGCGGCGGGCCGCTCAACGTCGCGGTCGGGGTGGCCCGCCTCGGCGGGGACGCCCGCTTCGTCGGCTCCCTCGGCGACGACGTGCTCGCCGAGCGGATCCGGGAGTTCCTCACCACGGCCGGGGTCGACGTCGGCGCGACGGTCACCGTGCCCGCGCCGACCGCGCTCGCCGTGGCCACCTTCGCCGGGGCGGAACCCGACTTCCGCTTCTACGGCGAGCCACCCTCCTACGGGCAGCTGACCGCCGACGACCTCGACGTCGCGCTGGTCGCGGGCGCGGACGTGCTCTACTGCGGGTCGATCGTGTTGCTCTGCCCGGCGACCCTCGCCGCCGCCCGCCGGGCCTGGAGCCTGGCCACCGGCGTGCGGGTGTTCGACCCGAACATCCGCCCCCGGCTGCTGTCCGGCCCGGACGCGCTCGCGGCGGTCCGCCAGACGACCGCCGAGTTCGCCGCCACCGCGCACCTGGTCAAGCTCAGCGCCGCCGACGCCGAGGCGCTCTACCCCGGGGAACCGGTCGAGCGGGTCGCCGCCCACCTGCGTGACCTGGGCGCCGGCACCGTGGTGGTCACCCTCGGCGCGCGCGGCGCGCTGGTCGCGGCCGGCCCCGACCCGGTACGCGTGTCCGCGCCCACCGTCCGCGCGGTCGACGCCACCGGTGCCGGTGACTCGGTGATGGCCGCGCTGGTCGCCGAGCTGCTGGCCGACGGCCAGCCCCGCGACCCGGCCGGCTGGACCGCCCGGGTGGAGTTCGCGCTCCGGGTGGCCGGCCTGGTCTGCGAGTCGTCCGGCGGCGCGGTCGCCATGCCGACCCGGGACGACGTGGCCCGCCGCTTCCCCGGCTGA
- a CDS encoding MBL fold metallo-hydrolase codes for MTGRFVEIRDGVHVLREPLLDVNVTLVVGDGAALLVDTLSTAEQATALAAAARAVTPHPLTLVNTHHHFDHCFGNATLATDPPRPVYAHEATAGWLRDRPDELRHLAYEEMRAEQPALAAELARTALLPPTHPVHTETALDVGGRRVVLHHPGRGHTAGDLVVHVPDADVVVAGDLVEQSGPPSFEESYPLQWPEAVAALLRLTTPETTVVPGHGDPVDAAFVRAQHGQLADLAWLIRAGHTGGAPPERVAAEAPFGARAALVAARRGYAELDGTA; via the coding sequence ATGACCGGCCGGTTCGTCGAGATCCGCGACGGCGTGCACGTGCTGCGCGAGCCGCTGCTCGACGTCAACGTCACCCTCGTCGTCGGTGACGGCGCGGCGCTGCTGGTGGACACCCTCTCCACGGCGGAACAGGCCACCGCGCTGGCCGCCGCCGCCCGCGCGGTCACCCCGCACCCGTTGACGCTGGTGAACACCCACCACCACTTCGACCACTGCTTCGGCAACGCCACACTCGCCACCGACCCGCCCCGCCCGGTGTACGCGCACGAGGCGACCGCCGGGTGGCTCCGCGACCGTCCCGACGAGCTGCGTCACCTGGCGTACGAGGAGATGCGCGCGGAGCAGCCGGCCCTCGCCGCCGAGCTGGCCCGGACGGCGCTGCTGCCGCCGACGCACCCGGTGCACACCGAGACGGCGCTGGACGTGGGCGGTCGCCGCGTGGTGCTGCACCATCCCGGGCGCGGCCACACCGCCGGTGACCTGGTGGTGCACGTGCCGGACGCGGACGTCGTGGTCGCCGGGGACCTGGTGGAGCAGAGCGGGCCGCCGTCCTTCGAGGAGTCGTACCCGTTGCAGTGGCCGGAGGCGGTGGCCGCGCTGCTGCGACTCACCACGCCGGAGACGACGGTCGTACCCGGCCACGGCGACCCGGTGGACGCCGCGTTCGTCCGGGCCCAGCACGGGCAGCTCGCCGACCTGGCCTGGCTGATCCGGGCCGGGCACACCGGCGGCGCGCCTCCGGAGCGGGTCGCCGCCGAGGCGCCGTTCGGTGCCCGTGCCGCGCTGGTGGCCGCCCGACGCGGGTACGCCGAACTCGACGGCACCGCCTGA
- a CDS encoding thioesterase family protein, protein MPEQTVTPGLKARVELTVTDADTAQAVGSGDVPVLGTPRVLALAEAATVAATARHLPPGTTTVGVRVELEHRAPTPVGRTVAAEARLDEVDGRRLVFTVTVDDGGETVAQGRVERVLLDRQRFVERASGAS, encoded by the coding sequence ATGCCGGAGCAGACTGTCACGCCCGGGCTCAAGGCCCGGGTCGAACTCACCGTGACCGACGCCGACACCGCCCAGGCGGTCGGCTCCGGTGACGTGCCGGTGCTGGGCACGCCCCGGGTCCTCGCGCTGGCCGAGGCGGCCACGGTCGCGGCCACCGCCCGGCACCTGCCGCCGGGGACGACCACCGTCGGCGTCCGGGTGGAGCTGGAACACCGGGCCCCCACCCCGGTCGGTCGTACCGTGGCCGCCGAGGCGCGGCTGGACGAGGTGGACGGCCGACGCCTGGTCTTCACCGTCACCGTCGACGACGGTGGCGAGACGGTGGCACAGGGTCGGGTGGAACGGGTGCTGCTGGACCGGCAGCGCTTCGTGGAACGCGCCTCCGGGGCGTCATGA